The Arachis hypogaea cultivar Tifrunner chromosome 16, arahy.Tifrunner.gnm2.J5K5, whole genome shotgun sequence genome contains a region encoding:
- the LOC140180146 gene encoding uncharacterized protein, with protein sequence MAETTRDEDRIEEDNLKGGRNVILLEEANISKGINAYSNSLYGRLFASKTFSIGTMGNALKAIWGNPEGFSVSDKGDNSFQFFFNKEMDVLRVERVWVQFWGLPESFKTLKVGRKLGENLGTVLEVGKFQMRGRETRIVKAKINIDAARQVRNQLIVVGPNKKEVEVALRYERLGKFCTYCAKLGHEVKNCHDLLKDTE encoded by the exons ATGGCTGAGACAACGAGGGATGAAGATCGGATCGAAGAAGACAACCTGAAAGGAGGTAGGAATGTGATTCTACTGGAAGAGGCAAACATATCAAAAGGTATTAACGCTTACTCCAATAGTCTCTATGGCAGACTCTTTGCTTCCAAAACCTTCTCAATTGGAACCATGGGGAATGCTTTAAAGGCTATATGGGGAAACCCGGAAGGATTTAGCGTGAGTGACAAAGGGGATAATTCATTccaattcttttttaataaagaaatgGATGTCTTGCGTGTTGAACGTG TTTGGGTTCAATTTTGGGGTTTGCCAGAATCGTTTAAAACCCTCAAAGTTGGACGTAAATTGGGAGAGAATCTGGGCACAGTGTTGGAGGTAGGTAAATTTCAGATGCGAGGTAGAGAAACTAGGATTGTGAAAGCCAAAATCAATATCGATGCTGCCAGGCAAGTAAGAAATCAGTTAATAGTGGTAGGACCTAATAAAAAGGAGGTAGAAGTGGCACTGCGCTATGAGAGACTTGGAAAGTTCTGTACCTATTGCGCAAAATTGGGGCACGAGGTGAAAAACTGCCATGATCTGCTGAAGGACACAGAGTGA
- the LOC112757195 gene encoding uncharacterized protein At4g02000-like produces the protein MAEARWDEDRTEEDNRKGGRNVIPLEEADISEGINTCSHSLYGRLFASKIFSVGTMGNALKAIWGNLEGFSVSDKGDNFQFFFNKEVDILRVKRGSPWLFKDYVLHVKRWKEDQKGDEEIISNFSIWIQFWGLPESFKTLEGGRKLGERLGTVLEVGKFQMRGRETRIVKAKINIEATKKVRDQLIVAGPNKKEVEVALRYEGLEMFCTYCTKLGHEVKNCHDLLKDTESDRVKEDDIGE, from the coding sequence ATGGCTGAGGCAAGGTGGGATGAAGATCGGACCGAGGAAGACAACCGAAAAGGAGGTAGGAATGTGATTCCACTGGAAGAGGCAGACATATCAGAAGGTATTAATACTTGTTCCCATAGTCTCTATGGCAGACTCTTTGCTTCCAAAATCTTCTCAGTTGGAACCATGGGGAATGCTTTAAAGGCTATATGGGGAAATCTAGAGGGATTTAGCGTGAGTGATAAAGGGGACAATTTccaattcttttttaataaagagGTGGATATCTTGCGTGTTAAACGTGGTTCTCCATGGCTATTCAAGGATTACGTGCTCCATGTCAAGAGATGGAAGGAAGATCAGAAGGGTGATGAAgagattatttctaatttttcaatttGGATTCAATTTTGGGGTTTACCAGAATCGTTTAAAACCCTCGAAGGTGGACGTAAATTGGGAGAGAGGCTGGGCACAGTGTTAGAGGTAGGTAAATTTCAGATGAGAGGCAGAGAAACTAGGATTGTAAAGGCTAAGATCAATATTGAAGCTACCAAGAAAGTAAGGGATCAGTTAATTGTTGCAGGACCTAATAAAAAGGAGGTAGAGGTGGCATTGCGCTATGAGGGACTTGAAATGTTCTGTACCTACTGCACAAAATTGGGGCACGAGGTGAAAAACTGCCACGATTTGCTGAAGGACACAGAGAGTGATAGGGTAAAAGAGGATGACATTGGTGAATGA